The following are encoded in a window of Geobacter metallireducens GS-15 genomic DNA:
- a CDS encoding DVU_1553 family AMP-dependent CoA ligase, with protein sequence MNRTPLEGWIRDKLLLPGTQALTRSDLEAYQVRKLREVVAYARTKSPFYRNLLAEIDGRDVKDLQAFSRLPFTTPDDVRTQGMRMLCASQDEIERVVTLQTSGTSGEAKRIFFTAEDLELTVDFFHHGMATMVAAGATVIIFLPGERPDSVGDLLARGLARLGVRPVAFGPVRDPIAARAEILRHPSPCLVGIPTQILSLARGEGGEAIPRGWVESVLLSTDYVPTAIVEELKQHWGCRVFTHYGMTETGLGGGVECEARDGYHLREADLYTEIVDPATGRPVADGEFGEVIFTTLTRSGMPLVRYRTGDMARMMPESCPCGTVLKRLGRVQGRIGATVRLRDGASIAMATLDEALLPIPGLLNFTAEIADNGGRDQLNLCLQACEGQEEQVARGAVAALVRAESSDPLFRQGGLTLGSITFDRAGWFTTGTGKRQIRDVRQENQGAVSA encoded by the coding sequence ATGAATAGGACGCCGCTGGAGGGGTGGATACGGGACAAGTTGCTTCTGCCCGGCACGCAGGCACTGACGCGGAGCGACCTCGAGGCCTATCAGGTGCGAAAACTGCGGGAGGTGGTCGCCTATGCCCGGACGAAGAGCCCCTTCTACCGGAACCTTCTTGCCGAAATCGACGGTCGGGACGTGAAGGATCTGCAGGCATTCAGCCGCCTCCCCTTCACGACGCCGGACGATGTGCGAACCCAGGGGATGCGGATGCTCTGCGCCTCCCAGGACGAAATCGAACGGGTGGTCACCCTGCAAACCTCAGGGACCAGCGGCGAGGCAAAGCGGATATTTTTCACGGCAGAAGACCTGGAGCTGACGGTCGATTTTTTCCATCACGGCATGGCGACCATGGTCGCTGCCGGGGCAACCGTCATCATCTTTCTGCCCGGCGAACGACCCGACAGCGTTGGTGATCTGCTGGCTCGGGGATTGGCACGGCTGGGGGTGAGGCCGGTCGCCTTTGGACCGGTACGGGACCCGATAGCGGCACGGGCGGAGATTCTGCGCCACCCTTCCCCTTGCCTGGTGGGGATACCGACCCAGATTCTTTCTCTGGCCCGTGGTGAGGGTGGCGAGGCGATTCCACGGGGCTGGGTGGAGAGCGTCCTTCTTTCCACGGACTACGTGCCCACGGCGATCGTGGAGGAACTGAAGCAGCACTGGGGCTGCCGGGTCTTCACCCACTACGGCATGACGGAAACCGGGCTGGGGGGAGGCGTGGAGTGTGAGGCAAGGGACGGCTACCATCTGCGCGAGGCCGACCTGTACACGGAAATCGTCGACCCGGCCACAGGCCGGCCGGTAGCCGATGGCGAGTTCGGGGAAGTGATCTTCACGACCCTCACCCGAAGCGGGATGCCGCTCGTGAGGTACCGGACCGGGGATATGGCGAGGATGATGCCGGAATCCTGCCCCTGCGGCACGGTGCTGAAACGTCTCGGGCGGGTGCAGGGACGAATCGGGGCGACCGTGAGGCTCAGGGATGGGGCAAGCATCGCCATGGCAACTCTGGACGAGGCGTTGCTTCCGATTCCCGGACTGCTGAACTTTACGGCCGAAATCGCCGATAACGGCGGCCGGGATCAACTCAACCTCTGTCTCCAGGCATGCGAGGGGCAGGAAGAACAGGTCGCCAGAGGGGCCGTTGCCGCCCTTGTGCGCGCCGAATCAAGCGATCCCCTGTTCCGGCAGGGGGGGCTGACGCTGGGGAGCATCACCTTCGACAGGGCCGGCTGGTTCACGACCGGCACCGGGAAACGGCAGATCAGGGATGTCCGGCAGGAGAACCAAGGTGCCGTAAGTGCATAA
- a CDS encoding DVU_1555 family C-GCAxxG-C-C protein, whose protein sequence is MNDQSVNTITFDGPYLDILLMKHQGLCCSQIVVKLVLRDLGRDNPDLVRSMAALCNGFYAGVTCGVLTGASCALSLALDGSREREMQDSEFPLLLAELWDWFSVRAEKEYGGINCDEILKASPDKRACSDLLLATMEKLQSILATVGGTGQ, encoded by the coding sequence ATGAACGACCAGTCAGTGAACACGATCACCTTCGATGGCCCCTATCTCGACATTTTGCTCATGAAGCATCAAGGGCTCTGTTGCAGCCAGATCGTGGTCAAGCTGGTGTTGCGCGACCTGGGTCGGGACAACCCGGACCTGGTCAGGTCGATGGCGGCCCTCTGCAACGGTTTTTACGCCGGCGTCACCTGCGGGGTGCTCACCGGTGCGTCATGTGCGTTGTCACTGGCACTGGATGGTTCGAGGGAGAGGGAGATGCAGGACTCGGAGTTTCCCCTGCTGCTGGCTGAATTGTGGGACTGGTTCTCGGTCAGGGCGGAAAAAGAGTACGGCGGGATCAACTGCGATGAAATCCTGAAGGCGAGCCCCGACAAGCGGGCCTGCTCGGACCTGCTGCTGGCAACCATGGAGAAACTCCAGTCGATACTGGCGACCGTGGGCGGTACAGGTCAATGA
- a CDS encoding aldehyde ferredoxin oxidoreductase C-terminal domain-containing protein — protein sequence MRYAEAGYYLEVDLAKGNIERVATDPRLMELHLGGLGTSVKLHWDRVPPETRAFDPENLLVFSTGLLNGTPVFSANRTVVSFISPQSGTLAYPMMGGFFAAELKYAGYDKIIFKNKSPDWVYLYVSNNKVELRDASHLKGRGAVETQELIRKELNDPKAQVAAIGIAGENRVFTASIEQSRSSASRLGGGAIMGDKKIKAVAVRGTGDVFLARPEEFMKELQGVTDYIKYRWANPIKDVMTILSGIGSPQEMLHTDEKWHTENFAWGNARTRRRDFWTEEIDESWSKSQHGAVKRLISCYNCPTHCGALISHKDTPRYMAKCFGKLTYAMAAYVDDLDFSWKILQRATEYGVDSFSTPQILAFAVELYEAGILTDKDFKGCPSDKEGRFFWLLDRVARREGIGDILADGVYFAARKIGNGAEAFDHNTIKKHEQLPVKLGTLDPLYFLMYSTNEKISITQMEGQWPQSAFPTMEQREEFVRDWPQIPDEKFKQIVLDWELRGEKSIPYFPTPDMCSEIVDWMEMMHNIDDAVGMCCGMSSFCLKPPYHIHNYPKIISAATGLDLDESGLKQIANRSRNLHRAYNNRLGIRRVDEKPPADHWKKRFPELEEQLLSTYYTYKGWNHDGIPTREKLEELDLGYVADDLEKRGILKNGQN from the coding sequence ATGAGATACGCAGAGGCAGGATATTATCTGGAAGTCGACCTGGCGAAGGGGAACATCGAACGGGTCGCAACCGATCCCAGGCTGATGGAGCTCCATCTCGGGGGGTTGGGAACAAGCGTCAAGCTCCACTGGGACAGGGTACCACCGGAAACCAGGGCATTCGATCCCGAAAATCTGCTGGTATTCAGTACCGGCCTGCTGAACGGCACGCCGGTGTTCAGCGCCAACCGCACCGTTGTCTCTTTCATTTCGCCCCAATCGGGCACACTGGCCTATCCGATGATGGGGGGCTTTTTCGCGGCCGAGCTGAAGTATGCCGGCTACGATAAGATCATCTTCAAGAACAAGTCGCCCGACTGGGTCTACCTGTACGTCTCCAATAACAAGGTGGAGCTGCGTGATGCGTCGCATCTGAAGGGGAGGGGGGCGGTTGAGACCCAGGAACTCATCCGGAAGGAGCTGAACGATCCGAAAGCCCAGGTGGCTGCCATCGGTATCGCCGGCGAGAACCGGGTCTTTACGGCTTCCATTGAGCAATCCCGCTCAAGCGCCAGCCGACTCGGCGGCGGCGCGATCATGGGCGACAAGAAGATCAAGGCCGTGGCTGTCCGCGGCACCGGCGATGTCTTCCTTGCCCGGCCGGAAGAGTTCATGAAAGAGTTGCAGGGGGTGACGGATTATATCAAGTACCGGTGGGCCAACCCCATTAAGGACGTCATGACCATCCTTTCCGGCATCGGGTCGCCCCAGGAGATGCTCCATACCGATGAAAAATGGCATACGGAGAACTTCGCCTGGGGCAATGCCCGGACCCGGAGAAGGGACTTCTGGACCGAAGAGATCGACGAGTCATGGTCAAAGTCACAGCATGGCGCAGTAAAGCGTCTGATCAGCTGTTACAACTGTCCGACCCATTGCGGGGCGCTTATTTCCCACAAGGATACCCCACGGTATATGGCGAAATGCTTCGGCAAGCTCACCTATGCCATGGCGGCTTATGTGGATGACCTTGATTTCTCCTGGAAGATCCTCCAGCGCGCCACCGAGTACGGGGTTGATTCCTTCTCGACGCCCCAGATTCTTGCCTTTGCCGTTGAGCTCTATGAAGCCGGCATTCTCACTGACAAGGACTTCAAGGGGTGTCCATCCGACAAGGAAGGGAGATTCTTCTGGCTCCTCGACCGGGTCGCACGTCGTGAGGGGATTGGCGATATCCTGGCCGACGGCGTCTATTTCGCAGCCCGCAAGATCGGCAACGGTGCGGAAGCCTTCGATCACAACACCATCAAGAAGCACGAGCAGCTCCCGGTCAAGCTCGGGACCCTGGATCCGCTCTATTTCCTCATGTATTCCACCAACGAGAAGATCAGCATCACCCAGATGGAAGGACAGTGGCCCCAATCGGCCTTCCCAACCATGGAGCAGCGGGAGGAATTCGTCCGCGACTGGCCCCAGATTCCCGACGAAAAGTTCAAGCAGATCGTGCTGGACTGGGAACTGAGGGGGGAGAAGTCGATTCCCTACTTCCCGACACCGGACATGTGCTCTGAAATCGTGGACTGGATGGAGATGATGCACAACATCGATGACGCCGTGGGGATGTGCTGCGGCATGTCGTCCTTCTGCCTGAAGCCGCCCTATCACATCCACAACTACCCGAAAATAATCTCCGCGGCTACCGGCCTGGATCTGGACGAGTCAGGGCTGAAGCAGATTGCCAACAGGAGCCGGAACCTGCACCGAGCCTACAACAACAGGCTGGGTATCAGGAGGGTTGACGAAAAGCCGCCCGCTGACCACTGGAAGAAACGCTTCCCCGAACTGGAAGAGCAGCTTCTTTCCACCTATTACACGTACAAGGGATGGAACCACGACGGCATTCCCACACGGGAAAAGCTGGAAGAACTGGAC